One Synechococcus sp. Nb3U1 genomic window, ATTCACACCCCCTCTTTGTTGGCGTGCCTATGGCAACGGGCCGCCCAAATGCAGGCTGATTTTGATCTGATCGTCAACTGGAGCTACGATTGGCTTTCTTTTTATCTGACGGATTTTTTCCGCACCCCGGTGGCCCATATCGTCAGCATGGGATCCCTCACCGATGCCGTGGATCAGGCTCTGGAACATGTTGCCCAAACCCACCCTGGTCGGCTGGCAGTGCATTCCCGTGCCCAAGCCCAAACCTTCGCCTTTGCCCCAGCATGGATGGCGGCAGGTCGGGATCCCTTTGTCTATTTGCCTTGCGGGGTAGATTTGCAAACTTATGATTTTGTGCCCCACGGCAATGGATCCCTGGCTTGGGTGGGCCGCATTGCCCCCGAAAAAGGCTTAGAAGATTGCGCTGCCCTCTCTGAAAAGACAGGGATCCCGGTGGTGATCTTAGGCCATCTGCAGGATCCGGCCTACTGGCAGCAAATCCAGGCTCACTATCCCCGAGCGCAACTGGATTACCGAGGGTTCTTACCCACTCGAGCCATGCAGCAGATCCTGGGCCAGTGCTCCGCTTTGGTCATGACCCCCAAGTGGATCGAAGCCTTCGGCATGGTGGCGGTGGAGGCTCTAGCCTGTGGAGTACCTGTCATCACCTATCGACGCGGCGGGCCAGCGGAAATTGTCAGCGATGGAGAAACCGGCTGGGTGGTGGATCCCGATGATGTGCCGGCTTTGGCCGATGCTGTGGGTCGCCTAGAGCGCATCGATAGGAACCACTGTCGCCAACGGGTTGAACAGCACTATTCTCTGAGCGTGATGGCAGAACGGTTTCTGGCCTGGGATAAGCAAATTTGCGGGGATCCCGGTTAGGCACGCCGCAAGGGAGGAGGCAGGCAGTGGTACTATTGTCTTGATTTTGGCGCTCTGTGCCAGATCCATAGCCCACTTACGCGAACGTTTCGACTCACGACGGGGAAGACACCATGACGACTGGGAAAGAATCTGTTGCGCTGGTGCGATCAGAGGTTCGTCGGCGGTCACAGGTTCTGGGAACACAGGTGATCAGCCAGGGGAATGCCGCCCGGCTCGGCGTAGTCAGCGAAGTCTGGGCTGATTTGGAAGCCAAGCAGGTATTGGTGTTGGGGGTATTGGAAAAAGCCTTTGCCAGCTCTCCCCGCCTGCTGGAACTGCGGCAAGTGACGGCTTTGGGCCAGGATGCGCTGCTCGTACCCAGTGATGAAGTCTTCGACAATTTGGATTTAGACGGGCTTAGCCGCGTAGTCGGTAGTGAAGTGGTGACCGAAGAAGGGATTCGCCTCGGCAAAGTCAAGGATTTTGAATTTAACTCCGTTTCTGGTCTGATTACGGGTTTGGTGCTCTCTAATCTCGGCCTGACCTTTTTGCCCGGATTCATTCTCAGCACCTATCTCCTTTCAACTGATGAGATTGTTTCTATCGGCGGGGATCGCCTGATTGTTGAAGATGGGGCAGAAACCCGCCTCACTCAACTGGCCAGAGGTGTTCTGGAAACTCTCGGGGTTGGCAAACCTCCTTGGGAAGTTAGATCTGGCCCTACCCCGGCTCTCCCCAGTGCTGTCGATAGCCCCGTTGTGGAGGAAGATTACGACGAAGAATATGACGAGGAGTACGAAGCCGAAGAAGAGGACATCTACGCACAAGACGAGCCAGAACCCGAACCTGTGCGCCCACGTCGGCCTGAACCTGCACCCGAGCAGCCGGAATGGGAGCAAGAGTACGCCGAAGAAGATGCCCCGCCAGAGCCAACCTCTGAATCTCCTGCTACAGATGCCTGGGAAGACAAGCCCGAGGAGCCACAGACTTAATTTTTTACTAATTTTTTACTAATTTTTTACTAATTTTTTACTTAATTTGATATCCTAGGTCTGGATGTTCTAGGTAGAGCCTGAGCCTGTTGGCGCTAACTCATCCCGGCTGACTCATCTCGAAAGTGCGTGGGCCAGGCTGAGCCTGCAGTTTGCTTAACTTTTCTTAACTGATCAGGTAATGCAAGCGGGGTGAGGAGCCTGTCTTGTGCAGATGCTGCTTTCTCAGGCTCATGCTCGGCCTCGATGAGATCGAGATCCTGCAGTACCGCCTCACAGGAGGCATAGCGCCGGTTGGGATCCGCCTCGGTCATCTTTTTCAGGATGTGCCAGAGGGTGGGGGGCAAAGGGTACACCTGACACGAGGATTGACCAGAGGGAGCTTGCCCTGTCAGCATTTCCAGCGTCACTTGGCCGAGAGCATAGAGATCGCTGTTGGGACGGGGTTGGCCTTCGTATTGCTCGGGTGAGGCATAGCCATCGGTGCCGATAAACATGGAGTAGATGGGTTGATCACCCCTAGAGACGGCGGCTCCGAAGTCCACCAGATTGTAGGTGACCTGGTCAGGATCCCCTGCCTGCAAGATGTTGGCGGGTTTAATATCTCGATGGATGATCCCGTCTTGGTGGAGATAACTGAGGATGTTGAGCATCTGCCGCAAAAAGTGGATTGCCTGTGGCGCAGTCCACCGGGATCCCTGAGCCTGCAGCCTATCTAGAGGGGATCCGGGCATAAACTGTTGCACCAAGTAGTGTTGTTGGTCTTGTTCAAAGTAGGCCAATAGTTGCGGTAGGTGGGGATGGGATCCCACTCGTTCCAGCATTTCTGCTTCCTGTTGAAAGCCCAGTAGAGCGGCTGAGAGCGTTTCCAGTCCCTGCCACGCCGAAAGGGGGGATCCCGCTTCGCCGGATACCGTTGTTGGGTTGAGTTGCTTCAAGACACACAGGGGCTTTCCAGGGCGATGTTGATCCCGCACCAAATAGGTACAGCCAAATCCTCCGCATCCAAGGGGACGCTCAATTTGGTAGTGTCCTCCCAACAATTTTGGAGTTTGGCTGGGCAAGAGGCCCAGTTGCGAGGCCACGGCTAGCTGCGACTGAATGCGAGCCAGGGCAATATCGAAGTTGATCGGCTTGGTGATATAGTCGTTGGCACCCAAGTCAAATGCGCCGACAATGCCATCACGGTCATCCATCGCCGAGGCCATAATCACGGGCAAGCGTCCGGTGGAATGCTTCAAACGCAGCAGGTGCAACACCTCGAGTCCATTCATCTGCGGCATCATGATGTCTAGCACCACCAGGTCAATCGGCTGCTGGGCAACGATCTCCAGAGCCTCTGGGCCACTGCTGGCCTCAATTGCCTGGTAACCCCGGCTTTTTAGGTAACGGGAGAGAATGCGTCGAGCGGCAGGGTCATCATCCACCACCAGCACAGTGCCTTGAGCCGGCTCTTTCAACTCCGGCAAACCCAGAACAGGTTCAGGTGCCGGGCTCCCTGCTGAAGGGTGCAGAGGGAGAGGTTCTTCACCCAACCAAGGGCGCAGGCGATCCAGCAGAATGGGGGGGGCTTCCAGCTTAAACTCGCAGGCAACACACCCTTCCCCATAGGCCCGATCCCGCAAGCTAATCGGATATTCCGACAAGCCCACCACGGGAATTGCGGCTGTGCTGGGGTTGGTCTTGAGTTGCTGTAGGAGCTTCCAGCCAGCCAGATCACTGAGATCTAGATCCAACAGAATCAAATCGGGATGGCAGAGTACTGCCATTTCCAAGCTCATACGCAGATCGTCGGTAACTCCAACCTCAAACCCACTGGCCTTCAGGCTGACGTGAATCAATGGCCATCCATCGCCGCCATCGTGGATTCCTAAGATTTTTTTCACCATTACTTTCACCAAGCTGTTGAAATCCGGAAATTCTCTACGCTTCAATTTAAACTATTCAAAGATTTTTCAAAAATGCTATAGAGATGCTTGAGTCTATTCCCTGCATCTTCTAGCTCAATTTGATTCTGACCTGCCAAAGCCCTAAAAATACTCGGCAAGATCGCGCAAAGACAGATGGAAATCGCCCAATTCACGAAAAGCACCTATCTAAAACATATTGAAATAACACTTACGTATCGCAAAAAATACGGATATTCTGGCAAAAGTTGGTTGACTAGCTAGAGCGGGCTTGGCGAGCCAGTTGGGTGAGAAAGGCCAGGGGGCGGTGGTTGTGGAGTTGCTGTTTGACGCGCTCTTGCAGGATCTCCTCTTGCCAGGGATCCCCAGACCGCAGCCATTCCAGGTAACTCAGGCCAGCCACCCGTGTCAGATAAGCCCCACTCACCGCCTGCAGCGGGATCCCCATCAGCGCGAGCGGGCTGGCCTTGAGGAAGGATCCCAACGCTTGTGTGGCCAACTCCATTCCACCTAACTGCACCAAAATTTGCGCCAAGCTTTGGGCTGCTTGCTGGGCCCGCTTTAGGGTAATGCGCCGATCAAACACCTGATGCAGCTCCCCAATCATACGTGCTTGAATGGCTACTCCTGCCACCACATCCAACGCCGGCATGGGAGTCACCGCCAAAGCGGCTGCGGTGGCCCATTGCATCCGTTCGACGATCTGCCGTCCTCGTTGGGTGCGCTCCTCTTGTAGGGCAGTTTGGGCCGCTTCGGCCAAATTTTGGGTTTGCAGCAGAGCGTTGGCCAGGCGCAGATGGGATCCCTTTTGTTGCAGCAGATGGGCTATTTCGTGAATGAGGTTAGCGGTGTCAGGCGATTGCGGTTCCCAGGTTTCCTGCAGGGATCCATCCTCAAAGCAATAGCGCACCTTCAAAGGTTCGGGATCGGCGGCAATGGCTACCACCTGTTCGGGAGGGATGACCGCTGCGGTGCGTTGGCGTAGGTGAGCCAGGATCGTTTCCACATCTTCCGGCAGCATTTGATCCGTCTTGTTCAGGGCCAAAATCGCCTGCTTGCCCAGTTGAGCCAGCTCGATCAGCTCTGCATATTCCGAAGCCAGCAGATCCCCCGCCACCACCAAAATCAGGAGATCTGCCTTCTGGGCCAACAACCGCGCCTCCGCTTCCCCCGCGCCGCCGATGGCCAGCAATCCTGGGGTATCGGTGAGGGAAATGGGGCTACTCAAACCCGCCAGTTGATAGGTATGGACGGATCCCTGCCGGGTGGTACCCAAAGTGGGGGCCGTTTCGCCCACCGGCTGCCCCATCAAGGCGTTGATTAAAGAGGTTTTTCCAGCAGAGCTGGTGCCGAACACCACCAGGTGCAGCTCCTGCTGGCTAAGCCGCTGATCGATTTCCTGAATTTTGGCCCGCAGGGCACGGCGGCTGATGTCGTCCTGCAGCTTTTGGATCAAGCGGTCGGCATCCTCAAGATCTGATTGCACCTGATCCGGTGTGAGTTTGACCCGCCGCAGCGGTTTGTGCCCTTGGGCTGGAGCGTTTTGCGGCTGGTGAGCCTGTTGCCACCAATTTCGTGCCGAAAGCCCCGCTGCTACCGTCCCACCGAGGATCCCAAACACCGCCAGATCCGCTAAGGGGACAGAATAGGGAGCAACCGCGCCGTAGATACCCCCCACCCATTGCATGTATTGACTTAGGGCCGCTAAACCCAACCCAGACAACAACCACACCCAAGTAGAGCGCGACAACACCATCCCAACTCACAGCTTGTCCAAAGGATCCTGCACTGCTGGGTTATAGAAAACACCAGCACTCTTCCCAGACTGCATCTGCATCCGTCTTTCCAGCATAGGGTCCGCTGTAGCTAGACACACACTTTTTTGAGCCTTTGATGAGCCGGATCCCTGGGGAGGAATCCAGATCTGTGTTCAAGTGGAATCCCTAAGGATGCTAAGAAATTTTGCAGATCGTGAAGAAGCCCGTGAAGATCCTGTTGCCAAGGCAAGTTCTGGCCAGACCATCTCGTAATCTCATATCTTAAAGCCATCTTCGCTGGGCTCTCCTCCTGATCCGGATCGGGCTTTTTGCTGCCCACGGTGCAGAGCACTTTCTGGCCCAGATCCAACCCAGGCAGGTTTGTCCTTTCTTTCTCTCGCATGACCTCCTCCCTTTCTCCCTGTTCGGAATGGCCCAGAATTTGGCCAACGCTCCCAGTTCAATCTTCTCCCTGGATCACTCCGGAGAGGGATCCACACGGCTGGGATCCCGTCTTGGCAGCCTGCCAACAGATGGCGCGGGCGCGGGGCATTCCCCAGATTCTCAGTCTGTCCCGTTCCTTCTCAGGGCTGGATCCTTTGGTGGTGCTGGCACAAACCCTCGGCCCCAACAGGCGGAGTGGACCGGAGGATCCGAGCTACTGCTATCTCTCCCACAGGGCCCGCCACGGTACCGTTAGGGTGCTCGGCCTGGGATCCCTGCGGCGGGTTTATCTATTGGGAGAAGGGCGCTTTCAAGCATCACAGGCTTTTTTGGAGGAGTTACAACCCCATTTGCACGCCGAAGCAGTGGGTTGGGGATCCCTAGCTTTGCCCTCGGGAAGTGGACAGGAACGGCCTTTGTGCTTTAGCCGCTTTAGCTTCAACCCCGTTCGCGCCAGCGCGTCTGTGGCTCAGCACACCTGTGGCCCAGCCGCCCTGCTGGTGTTGCCGGAATGGCAGATCTGGCAGGAGCAGGAGCCAACTGGCTCTGTTGCAGAAGGAGCCCGGACGGTAGTGCGGTTAAACCTGGAGGTTATGCCCGAGAGCGATTTGGCTGTCTTGGGCACTCGCATCCACCACTGTTTTGCCCACATGTCGCGGTTGTCTCAACAACAGTTGCCCCGCTGGGAATTGCAAACGCCTCTACAGGTGGAGGTCAATAGACAGGGACTTCTGGCCCGCATTGACAAGGCTTTGCAGGCAATCCGATCTGGATCCCTGGAGAAGGTGGTACTGGCGGAAGCCGTCGATCTGCCTTTGGCCACCCCCCCCCCGATCCCGACTTTGTTGGCCTACCTGGAACAGCGCTATGCCGATTGCAGCGTGTTTGCTTTTGCAGAGGGAATTGGCCGCAGGGAAGCTTGGGCTTTAGAAACATCCGGTCAGGGGCAGCCTGCCCCTTTTCCAGAGCGAGTCTTTTTGGGAGCAAGCCCAGAACGATTGCTCTCTGTCTGGCAAGGGCAAATCCAGATCGATGCCTTGGCCGGGTCTGTGGCACGGGGGGAAACCGTCAGCCAGGATCAAGCCTTAGCTCAGCAGTTACTTGAGAGTCCTAAAGACCGTCAGGAACATCAGTTGGTGGTGCGATCGGTGGGAGAAGCCCTGCGCCAAGTGGGGTTAAAGCCGCGCATTCCCTCCCAGCCTCGTCTGTTGCGGTTGGCCAATATCCAGCACCTACAAACCCTGATCCAGGCCGAAATGCCACCTGATCTCCATCTTTTTGACCTGTTGGCCCAGTTGCATCCAACAGCCGCTGTCGGAGGCTACCCCAAGCAGGCGGCAGTGGATTGGATCGAAGCAGCAGAACCCTTTGACCGCTCCGGCTATGCAGCACCCTTGGGTTGGGTAGATTTACAGGGGAATGGGGAGTTTGTGGTGGCGATCCGCTCGGCGCTCATTCGTGGGGATCGGGCCCGTTTGTACGCGGGTGCAGGCATCGTGGCGGATTCTTGTCCGGAGCAGGAGGTAGCCGAGATTCGCCTGAAGTTGCAATCCCTGGCACAAGCCTTGGCCATCAAATGAATCTTCTCTATTTGTTAACGCGCCCGCACATCCGGATTCTCTCTAAAATGCAGGGGATCCCCAAAAGCAACCCCGGCTGGAGTACCGCTAAGACCCTATGAATATGATCACCCTTGCCTTGCCTGAGGATGTTTACGAGCAGTTGATCCAATTGCAACAGGAGCGCAGGGATCCTTCTCCCGAAGCGACTCTATCGGCGTTGATCCAGGGCCATCTCTCCAGTGGGCTGGCGGAAAGGGTGCAGGTTCTAGAGCGGGAATTGGCCAGCATGAAGGAACAAATGGGGGCTGTCTTACAAGCCATCGCCCTGGTGGCAACACGGGTGGATCTGATGATCGAGCTGCCGATGAAGGAGGGAGAACCCGGTGCTAGTTCTTGAGCGGGGATCCAGTCTCTTGGCCGAGCATCTGTTACAGCTAGAAGCGCAGTTGCGACCCTTGGCGGGCGGGAAAGCCCCTTTGTTGCTGGCGGAATCGGAGCCGGTTCGGGTGTGGGCCACGTTCCTCACCTGTCAGCAATTGGGGATCCCGCTCTTTTTAGGCAACCCCACCTGGGGGGAGCGGGAATGGGGGCACGCTTTGGAGCAGATGGGATCCGGTTGGTATTGGCGGCAGGGGCAGTTGCAGCCTTACCCATCTTCTGTCCATCAACCCCTTCGGGATCTGCTCAACGCTTTACCTGCGGCTGATTCCCCACCTATTTGCATCCCGACCGGCGGATCCAGTGGACATCTGAAGTGGGCCATCCATTCCTGGGCCACCCTTGCTGCTTCTGCCAGAGCTCATCAACAGCATTTTGCCGTCGGGATCGTCCACAGCTATTGCCTCTTGCCCCTCTACCATGTCAGTGGCCTGATGCAGGCGGTGCGTTCGTGGTTGAGCGAGGGGCAGTTGGTGCTCTGGGATTGGAAGCCTCTGGAATACGCACAGCAGTGGGAAACGCCTTTGCCGGGAAGTTTTCTATCTCTGGTGCCGACTCAGTTACAACGGCTGTTGCTTCAGGCTCATCCGGCTGTGTTGGCAGCGCTACGACAGTTTCGGGCCGTTTTGGTTGGGGGTGGTCCCACCTGGCCCAGCCTTAGAGAACAAGCCCGCCAACAGCGGATTCCGGTCGCCCTCACCTATGGCATGACGGAAACCGCTTCCCAGGTGTGTACCTCGTGGCCGGAGGCGTTTTTGTGCGGAAATGATAGTCTGGGTCGGCCATTACCCCATGCCACCCTCCAGATTCAGAGCACCGCCGGGGATCCCGTTGGCCCGATTCACCTTTG contains:
- a CDS encoding glycosyltransferase, whose product is MTQPRRYLFLSTPVGSLGSGAGGGVELNLANLTRTLLEGGSQVQVLAPQGSRIAGLPQSVIEPVAGLPPAYAQSQGRDQPVQIHTPSLLACLWQRAAQMQADFDLIVNWSYDWLSFYLTDFFRTPVAHIVSMGSLTDAVDQALEHVAQTHPGRLAVHSRAQAQTFAFAPAWMAAGRDPFVYLPCGVDLQTYDFVPHGNGSLAWVGRIAPEKGLEDCAALSEKTGIPVVILGHLQDPAYWQQIQAHYPRAQLDYRGFLPTRAMQQILGQCSALVMTPKWIEAFGMVAVEALACGVPVITYRRGGPAEIVSDGETGWVVDPDDVPALADAVGRLERIDRNHCRQRVEQHYSLSVMAERFLAWDKQICGDPG
- a CDS encoding PRC-barrel domain-containing protein, which translates into the protein MTTGKESVALVRSEVRRRSQVLGTQVISQGNAARLGVVSEVWADLEAKQVLVLGVLEKAFASSPRLLELRQVTALGQDALLVPSDEVFDNLDLDGLSRVVGSEVVTEEGIRLGKVKDFEFNSVSGLITGLVLSNLGLTFLPGFILSTYLLSTDEIVSIGGDRLIVEDGAETRLTQLARGVLETLGVGKPPWEVRSGPTPALPSAVDSPVVEEDYDEEYDEEYEAEEEDIYAQDEPEPEPVRPRRPEPAPEQPEWEQEYAEEDAPPEPTSESPATDAWEDKPEEPQT
- a CDS encoding response regulator, translating into MVKKILGIHDGGDGWPLIHVSLKASGFEVGVTDDLRMSLEMAVLCHPDLILLDLDLSDLAGWKLLQQLKTNPSTAAIPVVGLSEYPISLRDRAYGEGCVACEFKLEAPPILLDRLRPWLGEEPLPLHPSAGSPAPEPVLGLPELKEPAQGTVLVVDDDPAARRILSRYLKSRGYQAIEASSGPEALEIVAQQPIDLVVLDIMMPQMNGLEVLHLLRLKHSTGRLPVIMASAMDDRDGIVGAFDLGANDYITKPINFDIALARIQSQLAVASQLGLLPSQTPKLLGGHYQIERPLGCGGFGCTYLVRDQHRPGKPLCVLKQLNPTTVSGEAGSPLSAWQGLETLSAALLGFQQEAEMLERVGSHPHLPQLLAYFEQDQQHYLVQQFMPGSPLDRLQAQGSRWTAPQAIHFLRQMLNILSYLHQDGIIHRDIKPANILQAGDPDQVTYNLVDFGAAVSRGDQPIYSMFIGTDGYASPEQYEGQPRPNSDLYALGQVTLEMLTGQAPSGQSSCQVYPLPPTLWHILKKMTEADPNRRYASCEAVLQDLDLIEAEHEPEKAASAQDRLLTPLALPDQLRKVKQTAGSAWPTHFRDESAGMS
- a CDS encoding YcjF family protein is translated as MVLSRSTWVWLLSGLGLAALSQYMQWVGGIYGAVAPYSVPLADLAVFGILGGTVAAGLSARNWWQQAHQPQNAPAQGHKPLRRVKLTPDQVQSDLEDADRLIQKLQDDISRRALRAKIQEIDQRLSQQELHLVVFGTSSAGKTSLINALMGQPVGETAPTLGTTRQGSVHTYQLAGLSSPISLTDTPGLLAIGGAGEAEARLLAQKADLLILVVAGDLLASEYAELIELAQLGKQAILALNKTDQMLPEDVETILAHLRQRTAAVIPPEQVVAIAADPEPLKVRYCFEDGSLQETWEPQSPDTANLIHEIAHLLQQKGSHLRLANALLQTQNLAEAAQTALQEERTQRGRQIVERMQWATAAALAVTPMPALDVVAGVAIQARMIGELHQVFDRRITLKRAQQAAQSLAQILVQLGGMELATQALGSFLKASPLALMGIPLQAVSGAYLTRVAGLSYLEWLRSGDPWQEEILQERVKQQLHNHRPLAFLTQLARQARSS
- a CDS encoding isochorismate synthase, coding for MAACQQMARARGIPQILSLSRSFSGLDPLVVLAQTLGPNRRSGPEDPSYCYLSHRARHGTVRVLGLGSLRRVYLLGEGRFQASQAFLEELQPHLHAEAVGWGSLALPSGSGQERPLCFSRFSFNPVRASASVAQHTCGPAALLVLPEWQIWQEQEPTGSVAEGARTVVRLNLEVMPESDLAVLGTRIHHCFAHMSRLSQQQLPRWELQTPLQVEVNRQGLLARIDKALQAIRSGSLEKVVLAEAVDLPLATPPPIPTLLAYLEQRYADCSVFAFAEGIGRREAWALETSGQGQPAPFPERVFLGASPERLLSVWQGQIQIDALAGSVARGETVSQDQALAQQLLESPKDRQEHQLVVRSVGEALRQVGLKPRIPSQPRLLRLANIQHLQTLIQAEMPPDLHLFDLLAQLHPTAAVGGYPKQAAVDWIEAAEPFDRSGYAAPLGWVDLQGNGEFVVAIRSALIRGDRARLYAGAGIVADSCPEQEVAEIRLKLQSLAQALAIK
- a CDS encoding 2-succinylbenzoate--CoA ligase; the encoded protein is MLVLERGSSLLAEHLLQLEAQLRPLAGGKAPLLLAESEPVRVWATFLTCQQLGIPLFLGNPTWGEREWGHALEQMGSGWYWRQGQLQPYPSSVHQPLRDLLNALPAADSPPICIPTGGSSGHLKWAIHSWATLAASARAHQQHFAVGIVHSYCLLPLYHVSGLMQAVRSWLSEGQLVLWDWKPLEYAQQWETPLPGSFLSLVPTQLQRLLLQAHPAVLAALRQFRAVLVGGGPTWPSLREQARQQRIPVALTYGMTETASQVCTSWPEAFLCGNDSLGRPLPHATLQIQSTAGDPVGPIHLWAESLALGYYPHLWQRDQGLVPGDWGYLDEQGSLHWLGRADDLILTGGEKVMAAEVEGEIRATGWVEDVCVLGVPDAEWGQQVIAIVVPTEGMPSDLEDLKHRLKRHLSEQLSGYKCPKQWLCWDGIPRTPQGKVNRPHLRHWAMQALGIPASYP